Proteins from a genomic interval of Methanofollis formosanus:
- a CDS encoding PAS domain S-box protein: MTNQHNQIVSGREETSGEKGRTTGQFPENEYLLLLDAMPVQAWTLPDPETYGAVNMARAAYLGLQKDDLERRPVRDVLPEEEAAICIQGNEEVFRERRAVRTEEWILNAHGEERLLAITKKPVLDEVGTVVFAVCTAEDITEQRRAEEAVLRRDAILEAVGFAADRLLKKRRWNEEVPAILRCLGEATGASRVRLLERGGTAGEEAHPGCREWTAAGVAPLGERFVDRTGIFSAEETPQWYADLAAGRPVAAAAAAFPAEGRRHLAAEGILSLVEIPVLVDGEWWGCLGLDDCREERGWSGAEVDALRTAAGILGAAVQRRRTEDLFRLPVMYSSSGIYLAQDGTFRDVNPGFSTLFGYTREEAVGRMRQTGVILAEDRPRLEKTVHGLLSGEIDTARDHLRAVRKDGRELCLEHVGTRTLYQGRQAVVGTFIDRTAEKKAEAALRESETKYREFFNNVNDAIFLIEVTPDYHLGRFIEVNAVGCDRLEYFRRELLMMGPAGIEDWKARPRYVEIMEALILHGRATFESVFLRKDGSPMPVEVNCHLFEMAEKPVVLAVARDITERKERQKMEAEAFGQIEKNMEQFAILNDHIRNPLQVILGLACLYDEEVGGRIAGEVRKIDALVNSLDQGWLQSEKIRKVLRRHYGLFQSGRDEERAG; this comes from the coding sequence ATGACGAACCAGCATAACCAGATAGTATCGGGAAGGGAGGAGACGTCCGGGGAGAAAGGCCGGACCACCGGACAGTTTCCAGAGAACGAATATCTTCTGCTCCTTGATGCCATGCCGGTGCAGGCATGGACGCTCCCTGACCCGGAGACCTACGGTGCGGTCAATATGGCCAGGGCGGCATATCTCGGCCTCCAGAAAGATGACCTGGAACGAAGACCGGTCCGGGACGTCCTCCCTGAAGAAGAGGCGGCGATCTGTATCCAGGGAAACGAGGAGGTCTTCAGGGAGAGAAGAGCGGTCCGTACCGAAGAATGGATCCTCAACGCCCACGGCGAAGAGCGGTTGCTTGCCATCACCAAAAAACCGGTCCTCGACGAGGTGGGCACCGTCGTCTTCGCGGTCTGCACGGCCGAGGACATAACCGAACAGAGGCGTGCCGAGGAGGCGGTGCTCAGGCGGGATGCAATCCTCGAGGCGGTGGGGTTTGCCGCGGACAGACTGCTGAAAAAGAGGCGGTGGAACGAGGAGGTCCCCGCGATCCTCAGGTGTCTGGGGGAGGCGACGGGGGCGAGCAGGGTCCGTCTCCTCGAAAGGGGCGGGACGGCAGGAGAAGAGGCGCACCCCGGGTGCCGGGAATGGACCGCGGCCGGCGTCGCTCCGCTGGGGGAGCGGTTCGTCGACCGTACCGGGATCTTCTCCGCGGAGGAAACCCCGCAATGGTATGCCGACCTCGCCGCCGGCCGACCGGTCGCCGCCGCGGCCGCCGCGTTCCCGGCAGAGGGGCGCCGGCACCTCGCGGCAGAAGGGATCCTCTCCCTCGTCGAGATCCCGGTCCTCGTCGACGGCGAGTGGTGGGGATGCCTCGGCCTCGACGACTGTCGCGAGGAGAGAGGGTGGTCCGGGGCTGAGGTCGACGCCCTCAGAACCGCGGCAGGGATCCTCGGGGCCGCCGTCCAGCGGCGACGCACCGAGGACCTCTTCCGTCTGCCGGTCATGTACTCCTCGTCAGGGATCTACCTCGCCCAGGACGGCACCTTCAGGGACGTCAACCCCGGGTTCAGCACCCTCTTCGGCTATACGCGGGAGGAGGCGGTCGGCCGGATGCGCCAGACCGGGGTCATTCTCGCGGAGGACCGTCCCCGTCTGGAGAAGACCGTCCACGGCCTCCTCTCCGGCGAGATCGACACGGCGCGGGACCACCTCAGGGCCGTCAGGAAGGACGGTCGGGAACTCTGTCTCGAGCACGTCGGGACAAGGACGCTCTATCAGGGGAGGCAGGCGGTCGTCGGCACCTTCATCGACCGGACCGCGGAGAAAAAGGCCGAGGCCGCGCTCAGGGAGAGCGAGACAAAGTACCGCGAGTTCTTCAACAACGTCAACGATGCCATCTTTCTCATCGAGGTGACCCCGGACTATCATCTGGGGAGGTTCATCGAGGTGAACGCCGTCGGGTGCGACCGCCTGGAGTATTTCAGGCGGGAACTTCTGATGATGGGGCCGGCCGGGATCGAGGACTGGAAGGCGAGGCCCAGGTACGTCGAGATCATGGAGGCCCTCATCCTCCACGGCCGTGCCACCTTCGAGTCGGTGTTCCTGCGAAAGGATGGGTCGCCCATGCCGGTGGAGGTGAACTGTCACCTCTTCGAGATGGCGGAAAAGCCGGTGGTCCTCGCCGTGGCCAGAGACATCACGGAGCGGAAAGAACGGCAGAAGATGGAGGCCGAAGCCTTCGGGCAGATCGAAAAGAACATGGAGCAGTTCGCCATCCTCAACGACCATATCAGAAATCCGCTCCAGGTGATCCTGGGCCTGGCATGCCTGTACGACGAGGAGGTCGGCGGGCGGATCGCCGGCGAGGTCAGAAAGATCGACGCCCTGGTGAACAGTCTCGACCAGGGATGGCTCCAGTCCGAGAAGATCAGAAAGGTTCTGCGCCGCCATTACGGGCTCTTCCAGAGCGGAAGAGATGAAGAGCGGGCCGGGTGA